From the Deltaproteobacteria bacterium genome, one window contains:
- a CDS encoding addiction module antitoxin, which produces MPRTTTMTVRLSGSLSDFVSANVGESGSYENISEYVRDLIRRDKERAEHEAFERLKAELTLAFAAPDESFRPLSATEVIARNKTRTDA; this is translated from the coding sequence ATGCCACGTACCACCACGATGACCGTCCGCCTGAGCGGCTCACTCAGTGACTTCGTTTCGGCGAACGTCGGCGAGAGCGGGTCCTATGAAAACATCAGCGAATACGTTCGCGATCTGATCAGGCGGGACAAGGAACGCGCGGAACACGAGGCGTTTGAGCGGCTGAAGGCCGAACTGACTCTCGCCTTCGCGGCACCGGATGAGTCTTTCCGTCCCCTTTCCGCGACCGAGGTCATCGCGAGGAACAAGACCCGGACCGACGCGTGA
- a CDS encoding LLM class flavin-dependent oxidoreductase, protein MSDTMLRFGVFLAPFHALNENPTLLFERDLELIMLLDRLGYDEAWIGEHHSGGFETIAAPEIFIAAAARETRRIRLGTGVKSLPYVHPFMVADAMVQLDHMTRGRAMFGVGPGALPSDATQMGVDPRRTRRMMNEALDVIIPLLEGERVSAKADWFTLDNAKLQHASFTRPRMEMAVTTIRSPAGASLAGRHGLGLLSLGGHSDEALAAYAHNWGIYEEAAAAEGRAADRAKFRIAVQMHIADTRAQAMEDVRFGIDAWGGYARDVLPNQTVPKEVTDTRTFIVESGRAIIGTPDDAIREIERMQAGTGGFGVVLFMCHDWADWAATNRSYELFARHVVPHFQGQFDGRQTSYDEAARRQPEFRAAAMEAVAAAKAAYEDQRKKKTG, encoded by the coding sequence GTGTCCGATACCATGCTGCGATTCGGGGTTTTCCTGGCGCCCTTCCATGCGCTGAACGAGAACCCTACCCTTCTGTTCGAGCGCGACCTCGAACTGATCATGCTGCTGGACCGCCTCGGCTACGACGAGGCGTGGATCGGCGAGCACCACTCGGGCGGATTCGAGACCATCGCCGCGCCCGAGATCTTCATTGCGGCCGCGGCCCGGGAGACCCGCCGCATCCGCCTCGGCACGGGCGTGAAGTCTTTGCCCTACGTCCATCCCTTCATGGTCGCCGACGCCATGGTCCAACTCGACCACATGACCCGCGGGCGCGCCATGTTCGGAGTCGGACCGGGCGCCCTGCCCTCGGACGCCACACAGATGGGCGTCGACCCGCGCCGCACGCGGCGCATGATGAACGAGGCACTGGACGTGATCATACCGCTCCTGGAGGGCGAGCGCGTCAGCGCCAAGGCCGACTGGTTCACCCTCGACAACGCCAAGCTGCAGCACGCCTCGTTCACCCGGCCGCGGATGGAGATGGCGGTGACCACCATCCGATCCCCCGCGGGCGCATCGCTGGCCGGTCGCCACGGCTTGGGCCTGCTGTCCCTGGGCGGACACTCCGACGAGGCGCTGGCCGCCTACGCGCACAACTGGGGTATCTACGAAGAGGCCGCGGCCGCCGAGGGCCGCGCGGCCGACCGCGCGAAATTCCGCATCGCCGTGCAGATGCACATCGCCGACACGCGCGCGCAGGCCATGGAGGACGTGCGCTTCGGCATCGACGCCTGGGGCGGCTACGCCCGCGACGTGCTGCCCAACCAGACCGTTCCCAAGGAAGTCACCGACACGCGCACATTCATCGTCGAGTCCGGCCGCGCCATCATCGGCACGCCCGACGACGCCATCCGCGAGATCGAGCGCATGCAAGCCGGCACCGGCGGCTTCGGCGTGGTGCTGTTCATGTGCCACGACTGGGCCGACTGGGCCGCCACCAACCGGAGCTACGAACTGTTCGCCCGCCACGTGGTCCCGCATTTTCAGGGCCAGTTCGACGGCAGACAAACCAGCTACGACGAGGCCGCCAGGCGGCAGCCGGAGTTCCGCGCCGCGGCGATGGAAGCCGTCGCCGCGGCCAAGGCGGCGTACGAAGACCAGCGAAAAAAGAAAACAGGTTGA
- a CDS encoding type II toxin-antitoxin system RelE/ParE family toxin, translated as MTSVRVQEAASFRIDEIYRYTLAHWGADQAEGYITGLFEAFEQIGTGGVRSRPIPAEFGVKGYVFRHKKHFIYWKTLRNGDIGIVTVLHERMHQIERFREDFGE; from the coding sequence GTGACATCCGTCCGCGTACAGGAAGCGGCCTCCTTCCGCATCGACGAAATCTACCGGTATACGTTGGCGCACTGGGGAGCGGACCAGGCGGAGGGCTATATAACCGGGCTGTTCGAGGCATTCGAGCAGATCGGAACGGGTGGTGTTCGTTCACGTCCGATCCCGGCCGAATTTGGAGTGAAGGGCTACGTCTTCCGGCACAAGAAACATTTCATCTACTGGAAGACGCTACGCAACGGGGACATCGGTATCGTCACGGTTCTGCACGAACGCATGCATCAAATCGAACGCTTTCGGGAAGACTTCGGGGAATGA
- a CDS encoding NAD(P)-dependent oxidoreductase, with translation MATLITGSGLIGASFGEFAAERGERLVFVDFQPRDDYLKQKLGGADYVSLQGDVLDLPALAGIIKAHDVDTVLHTAAIIAGRVAREGYWAFNVNIQGTINVAEAARLAGVRRVVHISTLSVYNRAFEGSDPVPETLQRGDSTAYGNSKAVQELVLEAYQRLYGFELMVVRLAHVFGLGHFLGGAESGAVTHTLLTRGREGGVATIPRRQARPLERIYAKDVGRAVDLAATVPVPPVNVFNIGTGLVTTFEELVEAARALYPGLEVEVVPDGTPHVGPKQRLDISRAKEHLGWEPRFDLEAALRDYVKDLDALEA, from the coding sequence ATGGCGACTCTGATCACGGGGAGCGGGCTCATCGGGGCCTCTTTTGGGGAGTTCGCGGCCGAGCGGGGCGAGCGGCTCGTCTTCGTGGACTTCCAGCCGCGGGACGACTACCTGAAGCAGAAGCTCGGCGGCGCGGATTACGTCTCCCTTCAGGGGGACGTGCTGGACCTCCCGGCTCTCGCGGGCATCATCAAGGCCCATGATGTCGATACGGTGCTGCACACGGCGGCCATCATCGCCGGCCGGGTGGCCCGGGAGGGTTACTGGGCCTTCAACGTCAACATTCAGGGCACCATCAACGTCGCGGAGGCGGCGCGGCTCGCGGGAGTCAGGCGGGTTGTGCACATCAGCACCCTCAGCGTGTACAACCGCGCGTTCGAGGGATCGGACCCCGTTCCCGAGACGCTCCAGCGGGGCGACAGCACGGCGTACGGCAACTCCAAGGCCGTGCAGGAGCTGGTGCTGGAGGCTTATCAGCGGCTCTACGGCTTCGAGCTGATGGTGGTGCGGCTGGCGCACGTGTTCGGACTGGGTCATTTCCTCGGCGGGGCCGAGAGCGGCGCCGTCACGCATACGCTGTTGACCCGCGGCCGGGAAGGCGGCGTGGCGACGATCCCGCGGCGCCAGGCGAGGCCCCTGGAGCGCATTTACGCCAAGGACGTGGGCCGGGCGGTGGATCTCGCCGCCACCGTGCCGGTGCCGCCGGTGAACGTGTTCAACATCGGCACCGGCCTGGTCACGACCTTCGAGGAGTTGGTGGAGGCGGCGAGGGCCCTCTATCCGGGCCTGGAGGTGGAAGTCGTCCCGGACGGCACGCCGCACGTGGGGCCGAAGCAGCGCCTGGATATCTCAAGGGCGAAGGAACACCTCGGCTGGGAACCCCGGTTCGACCTCGAGGCCGCGTTGCGCGACTACGTCAAGGACCTGGACGCGCTGGAGGCGTAG
- a CDS encoding amidohydrolase family protein, which produces MKDGLKVMDSDMHVREPRDLWEKYLEPEWRDRGPKILSTTARSSAMVMLDGQILKGYPPSYRGGIFDATRIDAEIADARARGFDGVSQLDAMEKEGLDLAIMYPSIGLGVMMRDDMDPKLGAAVARAYNNWLHDFCQTDPERMKGSAMISLHDVTEAAKEARRAAEELGFVSVFARPEPLRSLPWHSRYYDVLWSTLEELGIPIGFHSAASAGEVRQMGDVFGDDLLLRHICEHPMSNMMAMVDIIGGGVLERHPKLKVAFLECYCGWVSFMLHRMDGAMDKARHPNVSELKPSEFFKRQCWISTESEKELPMITELIGDDNIVYSTDYPHGDSDFPHAVEEFLEVAGVSKETKRKILWDNCARLYDL; this is translated from the coding sequence ATGAAGGATGGATTGAAGGTGATGGACTCGGACATGCACGTGCGCGAGCCCAGGGACCTCTGGGAGAAGTACCTGGAGCCCGAGTGGCGCGACCGCGGACCCAAGATCCTCAGCACCACAGCCCGGAGCTCGGCCATGGTCATGCTCGACGGCCAGATACTCAAGGGTTATCCGCCCAGCTACCGCGGCGGCATCTTCGACGCCACCCGCATCGACGCCGAGATCGCCGATGCCCGCGCGCGGGGTTTCGACGGGGTGTCCCAGCTCGACGCCATGGAAAAAGAGGGCCTCGACCTTGCGATCATGTATCCGTCCATCGGCCTCGGCGTCATGATGCGCGACGACATGGACCCCAAGCTGGGGGCCGCGGTGGCCCGGGCCTACAACAACTGGCTCCACGACTTTTGCCAGACCGATCCCGAGCGGATGAAGGGCTCGGCCATGATCTCGCTCCACGACGTCACCGAGGCGGCCAAGGAGGCCAGAAGGGCGGCGGAGGAACTGGGCTTCGTGTCCGTGTTCGCCCGGCCCGAGCCGCTCCGCTCGCTGCCGTGGCATTCCCGCTACTACGATGTCCTGTGGTCCACCCTGGAGGAGCTGGGCATCCCCATCGGCTTTCATTCCGCCGCCTCCGCCGGCGAGGTCCGGCAGATGGGCGACGTGTTCGGCGATGACCTCCTGCTGCGCCACATCTGCGAGCACCCGATGTCCAACATGATGGCCATGGTCGACATCATCGGCGGCGGCGTGCTGGAACGTCACCCCAAGCTCAAGGTGGCCTTCCTCGAATGCTACTGCGGCTGGGTCTCCTTCATGCTCCACCGCATGGACGGCGCCATGGACAAGGCACGCCACCCCAACGTCTCGGAGCTCAAGCCCAGCGAGTTCTTCAAACGCCAGTGCTGGATTTCCACCGAGTCCGAGAAGGAGCTCCCCATGATCACCGAGCTCATCGGTGACGACAACATCGTCTACTCCACGGACTACCCCCACGGAGACTCGGACTTCCCCCACGCCGTGGAAGAGTTCCTGGAGGTCGCAGGCGTCTCCAAGGAAACGAAGCGGAAGATCCTCTGGGACAACTGCGCGCGGCTTTATGATCTGTGA
- a CDS encoding amidohydrolase family protein, protein MARDGFRILDCDMHVFEPHDLYLRHMDTKWGDRIPRGKPRTTHGQIKFTYGDGTPVRLSGVSARPNVTPGEDKVAHRYTKPLARDYDAVSQVEAMDDEGLDVAVLFRTFPLHTDDTLEPEFANALCRAWNDWCADFCKESPERLKASALITLHDVDLAVDEARRAVTELGAVGLCLVPEPANGRHIHEYYFDPLWREAERLDVPICFHPAAAPRMDQVAQRFNGLPNEGLLVNSYRNPVELMLAVGSFCGGGVLERFPRLKVAFLEGNCGWLPWVLYRLDERWELRQHLCDEPLSMNPSDYFIRQCVVATDVEEDLVADVVERLGDDNIVISTDYPHADSRWPEAVESFLKIDGLREASKRKIFWDNSARLYGMP, encoded by the coding sequence ATGGCACGGGACGGTTTCAGGATTCTGGATTGCGACATGCACGTGTTCGAGCCGCACGATCTCTACCTCAGGCACATGGACACCAAATGGGGTGACCGGATTCCGCGGGGGAAGCCACGGACAACCCACGGACAGATCAAGTTCACGTACGGCGACGGCACGCCGGTGCGGCTCTCGGGTGTCTCCGCGCGTCCCAACGTGACGCCAGGCGAGGACAAGGTGGCGCATCGTTACACCAAGCCCCTGGCCCGGGACTACGACGCGGTTTCACAGGTCGAGGCCATGGACGACGAAGGGCTGGACGTGGCGGTGCTGTTCCGTACGTTTCCACTTCATACGGACGATACGCTGGAGCCGGAGTTCGCCAACGCGCTGTGCCGCGCATGGAACGACTGGTGCGCGGACTTCTGCAAGGAGAGCCCGGAAAGACTCAAGGCCTCGGCGCTGATCACGCTCCATGACGTGGACCTGGCGGTGGACGAGGCCCGCCGTGCGGTGACCGAGTTGGGAGCCGTGGGACTTTGCCTGGTGCCCGAACCGGCCAACGGCCGGCACATCCACGAGTATTACTTCGACCCGCTGTGGCGCGAGGCGGAGCGTCTCGACGTTCCCATCTGCTTTCACCCCGCGGCCGCGCCGCGCATGGATCAGGTGGCGCAGCGCTTCAACGGTCTCCCCAACGAGGGACTCCTGGTCAACTCGTATCGCAATCCCGTGGAACTGATGCTGGCCGTGGGGAGTTTTTGCGGCGGCGGCGTGCTGGAGCGGTTCCCGCGCCTCAAGGTGGCGTTCCTCGAGGGCAACTGCGGTTGGCTGCCGTGGGTGTTGTACCGGCTTGACGAACGTTGGGAGTTGCGCCAGCACCTGTGCGACGAACCGTTGTCGATGAATCCGAGCGACTACTTCATTCGTCAATGCGTGGTCGCCACCGACGTGGAAGAGGACCTGGTGGCCGACGTGGTGGAGCGGCTCGGGGACGACAATATCGTCATCTCAACGGACTATCCCCACGCCGACTCACGCTGGCCGGAAGCGGTGGAGAGCTTCCTCAAGATCGATGGACTCCGCGAAGCCTCGAAGCGCAAGATCTTCTGGGACAACAGCGCGAGACTCTACGGCATGCCATGA
- a CDS encoding amidohydrolase family protein, with protein MKNGLKIIDSDMHIMEPPDLWENYVDAPFKQHAPRVVNVPSRGDFNLLLLDGKEPRAKSPSLANDARMIGKRRASTREDVIGFARDQGFNAKSQLEAMDIEGLDVAVLFPTACLHIMTVPDMDPLLAEAICRAYNNWLYDFCQQDPARLKGAAMLPPHDVSLAVREARRAANDLGFVTAFMRATPLPGDTWFGLYWEPLWAELEALGMPVGFHECTNSGYYPHIERFGQNNRLMRHICSHVTGQMVTMVDIIVGGVLERFPELKVAFLECNCGWTPSWLSRMDTHWSQLGAADAPMLTMKPSEYFKRQCVVGCEGEEREVGSVIQLMGDDNIVFSSDYPHSDSEFPHAVDSFLQQELPVEHARKILWDNCVNFYGIDA; from the coding sequence ATGAAGAACGGACTCAAGATCATCGATTCCGACATGCACATCATGGAGCCGCCGGACCTCTGGGAGAACTACGTCGACGCACCCTTCAAGCAGCATGCGCCACGCGTCGTGAACGTCCCCAGCCGCGGCGATTTCAATCTGCTGCTGCTGGACGGCAAGGAGCCCCGGGCCAAGAGCCCGTCGCTGGCCAATGACGCGCGCATGATCGGCAAGCGCCGCGCCTCCACGCGCGAGGACGTCATCGGCTTCGCCCGCGACCAGGGCTTCAACGCCAAGTCCCAGCTCGAGGCCATGGACATCGAGGGGCTGGACGTGGCCGTGCTGTTCCCCACCGCGTGCCTGCACATCATGACCGTGCCGGACATGGACCCGCTGCTGGCGGAGGCCATCTGCCGCGCCTACAACAACTGGCTCTACGACTTCTGCCAGCAAGACCCGGCGCGCCTCAAGGGCGCCGCCATGCTGCCGCCCCATGACGTTTCGCTGGCGGTGCGGGAGGCCCGGCGCGCGGCCAACGACCTCGGGTTCGTGACGGCGTTCATGCGGGCCACGCCGCTTCCCGGGGACACCTGGTTCGGGCTCTACTGGGAACCGCTGTGGGCGGAGCTGGAGGCGCTGGGAATGCCCGTGGGATTCCACGAGTGCACCAACTCCGGCTACTACCCGCACATCGAGCGCTTCGGCCAGAACAACCGCCTCATGCGCCACATCTGCAGCCACGTCACCGGCCAGATGGTGACCATGGTGGACATCATCGTCGGCGGGGTGCTGGAGCGCTTTCCCGAGCTCAAGGTGGCCTTCCTGGAGTGCAACTGCGGCTGGACGCCGTCGTGGCTGAGCCGCATGGACACCCACTGGAGCCAGTTGGGCGCCGCGGATGCCCCCATGCTCACCATGAAGCCCAGCGAGTACTTCAAGCGCCAGTGCGTGGTCGGCTGCGAGGGCGAGGAGCGCGAGGTGGGCTCGGTCATCCAGTTGATGGGCGACGACAACATCGTCTTTTCGTCCGACTATCCCCATAGCGATTCGGAGTTTCCCCACGCGGTGGACTCCTTTTTGCAGCAGGAACTGCCGGTGGAGCACGCGCGCAAGATCCTGTGGGACAACTGCGTGAACTTCTACGGCATCGACGCGTAG
- a CDS encoding amidohydrolase family protein, giving the protein MARNGYKVFDSDMHVYDAQNLYEKYMNPKWGDRIPIGKARTKHGRIEFSLGNGKVMRPREKLLEHGEDNVADRYGYALEHGYDAPSQVVAMDNEGLDVAVMFRTSPLHCDDSFEPEYANDLCRAWNDWIADFCSERPERMKGSGLLTLHDVDMAVDEARRSVTELGVVGLSVCPEPVNGRRIHDRYYDPLWAEIDRLGVPLCFHPPANPKQQQVAQEFYGHPNSSVIAMALRNPIELQLAVSAFCAGGVLEKFPTMKVAFLEGNCAWLPWLLYRLDERAELHGALTDVPLSRKPSEYFLDQCYISVDVDEYLVTDVIGRLGDDNIVISTDYPHIDAHYPRAVEEFMATPGVSEAAMKKILWDNCARLYGVS; this is encoded by the coding sequence ATGGCCAGGAACGGATATAAGGTATTCGACAGCGACATGCATGTGTACGATGCTCAGAACCTGTACGAGAAGTACATGAACCCCAAGTGGGGCGACCGGATTCCCATCGGCAAGGCGCGCACCAAGCACGGGCGCATCGAGTTCAGCCTGGGCAATGGCAAGGTGATGCGGCCGCGGGAGAAGCTCCTGGAGCACGGCGAGGACAACGTGGCCGACCGCTACGGCTACGCGCTGGAGCATGGGTACGACGCGCCGTCGCAGGTGGTTGCCATGGACAACGAGGGGCTGGACGTGGCGGTGATGTTCCGCACCTCGCCGCTTCACTGCGACGACAGCTTCGAGCCGGAATACGCCAACGACCTGTGCCGGGCATGGAACGACTGGATCGCCGACTTCTGCAGCGAGCGGCCGGAGCGCATGAAGGGGTCGGGACTGCTGACGCTGCACGACGTGGACATGGCCGTGGACGAGGCCAGGAGATCGGTGACGGAGTTGGGCGTCGTAGGCCTGTCCGTGTGTCCCGAGCCCGTCAACGGCCGGCGCATCCACGACCGCTACTACGATCCCCTGTGGGCGGAGATCGACCGGCTGGGAGTGCCGCTGTGCTTCCATCCGCCCGCCAACCCCAAGCAGCAACAGGTGGCGCAGGAGTTTTACGGCCACCCCAATTCCAGCGTCATCGCCATGGCGTTGCGCAACCCCATAGAGCTGCAACTCGCGGTGTCGGCCTTCTGCGCGGGCGGTGTGCTGGAGAAGTTCCCGACAATGAAGGTGGCGTTCCTCGAAGGCAACTGCGCGTGGCTGCCGTGGTTGCTCTACCGTTTGGATGAGCGGGCGGAGCTTCACGGCGCCCTCACCGACGTACCGCTGTCGCGGAAGCCCAGCGAGTACTTCCTCGACCAGTGCTACATCTCGGTGGACGTGGACGAGTACCTTGTGACGGACGTCATCGGGCGGCTGGGCGACGACAACATCGTCATCTCCACCGACTATCCGCACATCGACGCGCACTACCCGCGCGCGGTGGAGGAGTTCATGGCGACGCCGGGCGTGAGCGAAGCCGCCATGAAGAAGATCCTGTGGGACAACTGCGCGAGGCTGTACGGCGTGAGCTAG
- a CDS encoding CoA transferase codes for MAQALDGIRILDLSNYIAGPFAAMLLADMGAAVVRVENTNGGDPFRKWSGEPRMYSPLFRSYNRNKRAMTLNLRHAEGKEIFLRMVEDADIVIENYRPGVMERLELGYERLSKLNPRLIYCGISAFGQTGPYREKPGFDTLGQCLSGLLSQIIDPQQPQPPGLAFSDHLGGLFACYGILTALMAREKTGRGQKVETSLMEASMAFIGRSITQYFATGDIPNVESRGRSAGVYALLAGDGLPFVVHLSHLNKFFVGLTHAIERPELADDPRFREHQDRLANYDDLKALLQETVGAKPRAHWLEALTRNDVANAPINRLDEVFNDPQVQHLDRIMELRHPKHGTMHTVRSGVNLSETPANEAGLPPELGEHNTEVLRELGFDEKDIARLAEAGTI; via the coding sequence ATGGCGCAAGCCCTCGACGGCATCAGGATTCTCGATCTCAGCAACTACATCGCCGGCCCGTTCGCCGCCATGCTGCTGGCGGACATGGGGGCGGCGGTGGTGAGAGTAGAGAACACGAACGGCGGCGACCCCTTTCGGAAGTGGAGCGGCGAGCCGCGCATGTACAGTCCGCTGTTCCGCAGCTACAACCGCAACAAGCGCGCCATGACGCTCAACCTGCGCCATGCCGAAGGCAAGGAGATCTTCCTTCGCATGGTGGAGGACGCCGACATCGTCATCGAGAACTATCGGCCAGGCGTGATGGAGCGGCTGGAGCTCGGCTACGAGCGTCTGAGCAAACTGAATCCGCGCCTCATCTACTGCGGCATTTCCGCGTTCGGTCAGACCGGGCCTTACCGCGAGAAGCCGGGGTTCGACACCCTTGGGCAGTGTTTGAGCGGCCTGCTGAGCCAGATCATCGACCCGCAACAGCCGCAGCCGCCGGGCCTCGCCTTCTCGGACCATCTCGGCGGCCTGTTCGCCTGTTACGGCATTCTCACCGCCTTGATGGCCCGGGAGAAGACCGGCAGGGGCCAGAAGGTGGAAACCTCGCTCATGGAGGCATCCATGGCGTTCATCGGCCGCAGCATCACCCAGTACTTCGCTACGGGAGACATCCCCAACGTGGAAAGCCGGGGACGTTCAGCCGGCGTGTACGCGCTGCTGGCCGGGGACGGCCTGCCGTTCGTCGTCCACCTCTCGCACCTCAACAAGTTCTTTGTCGGCCTCACCCACGCCATCGAGCGTCCCGAGCTTGCGGACGACCCCCGCTTCCGCGAGCACCAGGACCGTCTCGCCAACTACGATGACCTCAAGGCGCTGTTGCAGGAGACCGTCGGCGCCAAGCCCCGGGCGCACTGGCTGGAGGCGCTGACCCGCAACGACGTGGCCAACGCGCCCATCAACCGCCTCGACGAGGTGTTCAACGACCCCCAGGTGCAGCACCTCGACCGCATCATGGAATTGCGGCATCCCAAGCACGGCACCATGCACACGGTGCGGAGCGGGGTCAACCTGAGCGAGACGCCCGCGAACGAGGCGGGGCTTCCGCCCGAGTTGGGCGAGCACAACACGGAGGTCCTGCGAGAGCTGGGATTCGACGAGAAGGACATCGCACGCTTGGCGGAAGCAGGGACGATATAG
- a CDS encoding amidohydrolase family protein, which translates to MSSGHASESEAVRARLDHPIIDTDGHTVELTPLYLDYLKELGGADMPRRYAEAVSARSNSRWAFMTEAERRSVRAHCPPWWARPASNTLDRATASLPRLLHERMDRLGIDYAVLYPTEGLAGPPRFEDEEIRRVSCRALNKFHAEFYGECSDRMTPAAVIPTHTPQEAMEDTEYAVKELGLKTIVISHVDRPVPRVEEERPDLAPFARYIDTLALDSDYDYDPFWQRCLELGVAPTSHASGQGWGSRRSVSNYMYNHIGHFASAGEAMCKAMFFGGVTYRFPKLNFAFLECGVAWACSLYSDILEHWEKRNRDAIAGLDPESTDVDLMMKLVAEYSGIDSEAKLEEIRASLGRKQRRPENLDDWSHCGIDKAEDIRDRFVPRFYFGCEADDRMIAWAFNDKLNPFGARLGAMMSSDIGHWDVADMTEVVAEAHELVDHGHITDEDFRDFSFTNAVRFYAGVNRDFFTGTACEDAAARVLAVD; encoded by the coding sequence ATGAGCTCAGGACATGCATCGGAATCCGAGGCCGTACGTGCCCGCCTCGACCATCCGATCATCGACACCGACGGCCACACGGTCGAGTTGACGCCGCTCTACCTCGACTACCTGAAGGAGCTCGGCGGCGCCGACATGCCGCGGCGCTACGCCGAGGCCGTGAGCGCGCGTTCCAACAGTCGCTGGGCGTTCATGACCGAGGCGGAACGGCGCAGCGTCCGCGCCCACTGTCCGCCGTGGTGGGCGCGACCGGCGAGCAACACCCTGGACCGGGCCACCGCGTCGCTGCCGCGGCTCCTGCACGAGCGCATGGACCGGCTGGGCATCGATTACGCCGTGCTCTATCCCACCGAGGGCCTGGCCGGCCCGCCGCGGTTCGAGGACGAGGAGATCCGCCGCGTATCATGCAGGGCGCTCAACAAGTTCCACGCGGAGTTCTACGGCGAGTGCTCCGACCGCATGACCCCGGCCGCGGTGATTCCCACGCATACGCCGCAAGAGGCCATGGAGGACACCGAGTACGCCGTCAAGGAACTGGGCCTCAAGACCATCGTCATCTCCCACGTGGACCGTCCGGTGCCGCGGGTGGAGGAGGAGCGTCCCGATCTGGCGCCGTTCGCGCGCTACATCGATACCCTGGCGCTGGACAGCGACTACGACTACGATCCGTTCTGGCAGCGCTGCCTGGAGTTGGGCGTGGCGCCGACGTCCCACGCCAGCGGCCAGGGGTGGGGCAGCCGGCGCTCCGTATCCAACTACATGTACAACCACATCGGTCACTTCGCCTCGGCCGGTGAGGCCATGTGCAAAGCGATGTTTTTCGGCGGGGTTACCTATAGATTTCCGAAGCTAAACTTCGCATTTCTGGAGTGCGGCGTGGCTTGGGCCTGCAGCCTTTACAGCGACATCCTGGAGCACTGGGAGAAGCGCAACCGCGACGCCATCGCCGGGCTGGACCCCGAGAGCACCGACGTCGATCTCATGATGAAGCTGGTGGCGGAGTATTCCGGCATCGACAGCGAAGCCAAGCTCGAAGAGATCCGCGCTTCCCTCGGCCGCAAGCAGCGGCGCCCCGAGAACCTCGACGACTGGTCGCATTGCGGCATCGACAAGGCCGAGGACATCCGCGACCGCTTCGTGCCGCGCTTCTATTTCGGGTGCGAAGCGGACGACCGCATGATCGCCTGGGCCTTCAACGACAAGCTGAATCCCTTCGGCGCCCGGCTGGGCGCCATGATGAGCTCGGATATCGGCCACTGGGATGTCGCGGACATGACCGAGGTGGTGGCCGAGGCCCACGAACTGGTGGACCATGGGCACATCACCGACGAGGATTTCCGTGACTTCAGCTTCACCAACGCGGTGCGCTTCTACGCCGGCGTGAACCGGGATTTCTTTACCGGCACGGCGTGCGAGGACGCGGCCGCCCGGGTTTTGGCCGTGGATTGA